In a genomic window of Tissierella sp. Yu-01:
- a CDS encoding ATP-binding cassette domain-containing protein → MKEEILRIENVSREVEGITYLDNINFHIFKGEIMGLLPLNNHGKKQLIQLISQNISIDFGRIYFDEKLVNNYEYSNMTNNKVYLIDKQTKLIEDLKVIDNIHVLNHRFDSYIINESKLKEETNKLLKQLDINIQTNQFISELSIFEKTLIELIKAVTNGAQLIILNELSNFLSIEELDDFQKLVRCYTQKGISFLYMCNHHEEAFKICDRVCLFENGRVIKIIEGKDFSDAILEPYIISFDNSDGFKDTNENGGSFEFKNFSTENLKNISFSVRRGQCVTLLDINNKGIQDIAEILSGKIQPIEGRVFLDYKEINISNMHSILSNRILFIPEEPVDKVLFFDMSYMENLTFLLTDYKFNKGIINKRILKNIKEEYRSIIGNDIEAIELNNLDKRTLYDLVYLRVQLFNPRFVFIMQPFSNADMYLRGRIIELINNLKEKGIGIVILAVSISDTPTVSDKLLIMEDGKILRSYSKKDLLGI, encoded by the coding sequence ATGAAAGAAGAAATATTGAGAATTGAGAATGTTAGTAGAGAAGTTGAGGGAATTACTTATCTTGATAATATTAATTTCCATATATTCAAGGGAGAAATTATGGGGTTGCTTCCTCTAAATAATCATGGAAAAAAACAATTGATTCAATTGATTTCTCAAAATATATCCATAGACTTTGGAAGGATATATTTTGATGAGAAATTAGTAAATAATTATGAATACAGTAATATGACAAATAACAAAGTATACTTGATAGATAAACAGACTAAGTTGATTGAAGACCTCAAAGTTATCGATAATATTCACGTTCTTAATCATAGATTTGACAGCTATATTATAAATGAAAGTAAACTCAAGGAAGAGACAAACAAGCTACTAAAACAGCTTGATATAAATATACAAACAAATCAATTTATTTCGGAGTTATCTATCTTTGAAAAGACACTTATTGAATTAATTAAGGCTGTAACCAATGGTGCACAATTAATTATACTTAATGAATTATCTAATTTCTTGAGCATTGAAGAACTTGATGATTTTCAAAAATTAGTGAGGTGCTATACACAAAAAGGAATATCATTTTTGTATATGTGTAATCATCATGAAGAAGCTTTTAAGATTTGTGATAGGGTATGTCTTTTCGAAAACGGCAGAGTGATTAAAATTATTGAAGGCAAAGACTTTTCCGATGCTATATTAGAACCTTATATTATATCCTTTGATAATAGTGATGGGTTTAAAGATACCAATGAAAATGGTGGAAGCTTTGAATTTAAGAATTTTAGCACAGAAAACCTTAAAAACATTAGTTTTTCGGTTAGGAGAGGTCAGTGCGTTACACTTTTGGATATTAACAACAAGGGAATTCAGGATATAGCTGAAATTTTAAGTGGGAAGATTCAACCTATAGAGGGAAGGGTTTTCTTGGACTATAAAGAAATTAATATATCGAACATGCATAGTATATTATCAAATAGGATTTTATTTATTCCTGAGGAACCAGTGGATAAGGTATTATTTTTTGATATGTCCTATATGGAGAATTTAACATTTCTTTTAACTGATTATAAATTTAATAAAGGTATAATCAATAAAAGGATATTAAAAAATATAAAAGAGGAATATAGGAGTATTATAGGAAATGATATAGAAGCTATTGAGCTTAATAATTTAGATAAAAGAACTTTATATGACCTTGTGTATTTAAGAGTTCAATTATTTAATCCTAGGTTTGTTTTTATTATGCAGCCATTCTCAAATGCAGATATGTATTTAAGAGGAAGAATTATAGAACTCATTAATAATCTCAAGGAAAAAGGTATTGGAATTGTCATCCTTGCAGTGAGCATTTCGGATACTCCTACAGTTTCAGATAAGTTATTAATTATGGAAGATGGTAAGATTTTAAGAAGTTATAGCAAAAAGGATCTATTAGGAATATAG
- a CDS encoding aminopeptidase: MEKFEHKLNEYAKLTIEVGINLQKDQPLVISAPVEGVEFVRLLAKYAYEAGANDVFINWSDDTLTKLKYENAPFEVFEDFPKWKQDTMIYYAEKGAGFISIHSDDPELLKDIDPKKIAVANKASGIGMKEFRKYTMNDINSWCVISIPTKKWASRVFKDVDEETAVEMLWDAIFKATRMDLDNPVEAWKEHVKSLEDRSTFLNEKEFKTLHFTSSNGTDLVIDLPEGHIWQGGASKNIKGIQFVANMPTEEVFTLPHKNGVNGVVYSTKPLNYGGNLIDDFKVEFKEGKVVNFEAKVGHEILKDLLDIDDGAKYLGEVALVPYSSPISQANIVFLNTLFDENASCHLAFGRAYPTSIKNGEKMSDDELSKLGVNNSLTHEDFMIGSEDLSIIGETKDGEKIQIFKDGEWAI; encoded by the coding sequence ATGGAAAAGTTTGAGCATAAGTTAAATGAGTATGCAAAATTGACAATTGAAGTAGGTATAAATCTTCAAAAAGATCAACCATTGGTGATTTCAGCACCTGTAGAAGGAGTAGAGTTTGTACGTCTTTTAGCTAAATATGCTTATGAAGCTGGTGCCAATGATGTATTTATAAATTGGTCAGATGATACTCTAACTAAATTAAAATATGAGAATGCTCCATTTGAAGTATTTGAGGATTTCCCTAAGTGGAAACAAGATACAATGATTTACTATGCTGAAAAAGGGGCAGGTTTTATATCCATTCATTCAGATGACCCAGAGCTTTTAAAGGATATTGACCCTAAGAAAATAGCAGTAGCAAACAAAGCATCAGGTATTGGTATGAAAGAATTTCGTAAGTATACTATGAATGATATAAATTCATGGTGCGTTATTTCTATACCTACTAAAAAATGGGCAAGTAGAGTGTTTAAGGATGTAGATGAAGAAACAGCTGTTGAGATGTTATGGGATGCAATATTTAAGGCAACAAGAATGGATCTTGATAACCCAGTAGAAGCTTGGAAGGAACATGTTAAATCACTAGAGGATAGAAGTACATTCTTAAATGAGAAGGAATTCAAAACTCTTCATTTCACATCATCTAACGGTACTGATTTAGTTATAGACCTACCAGAAGGACATATATGGCAAGGTGGCGCAAGTAAAAACATAAAAGGCATTCAATTTGTGGCAAATATGCCTACAGAAGAAGTATTTACACTACCACATAAGAATGGGGTAAACGGCGTTGTTTACAGCACAAAACCTTTAAATTATGGCGGAAACTTAATCGATGATTTTAAAGTCGAGTTTAAGGAAGGTAAAGTTGTAAATTTTGAAGCTAAAGTTGGTCATGAGATACTAAAAGATTTACTTGATATAGATGATGGCGCTAAATACTTAGGAGAAGTTGCCTTAGTTCCTTACAGCTCACCTATATCCCAAGCAAATATAGTATTTTTAAATACATTATTTGATGAAAACGCCAGCTGTCACCTAGCCTTTGGAAGGGCATATCCTACTTCCATTAAAAATGGAGAAAAAATGTCAGATGACGAACTTTCTAAATTAGGTGTAAATAACTCTCTTACCCATGAGGATTTTATGATAGGTTCAGAGGACTTATCCATCATAGGAGAAACAAAAGACGGAGAGAAAATTCAGATATTTAAAGATGGAGAATGGGCAATATAA
- a CDS encoding ABC transporter substrate-binding protein translates to MKKLITLVLALTLIFTVAGCAAPTTTDPGTSNPGTTDPGTNGGSSESKHKIYLITMDQMDQHWVTVDQGAKKAADELGNVDYQWLAPDVKDDAKQIESINNAIAGGAEAILLAANGPDAVTATLKEAEAEGIKIIYVDSPADFPAVQTLATDNEAAGKTAGEEMISALNDKGITSGKIGIVNVNASTDSTVKREAGFRSAFEGTGFEILETQYADGDAARSKDVAANYITEGVVGIFGGNEGSTVGIGNAIKEAGGDVIGVGFDKSDTIMQLIDEGHLLATMSQNPDVMGYEGMKTAVDVLEGKTIDTDYVDTGVSVLKK, encoded by the coding sequence ATGAAAAAACTCATTACGTTAGTTTTAGCATTAACATTGATTTTTACAGTAGCAGGCTGTGCTGCTCCTACAACTACTGATCCAGGAACTTCTAACCCAGGAACTACTGATCCGGGAACTAATGGAGGAAGTAGTGAAAGTAAGCATAAGATTTATCTTATTACTATGGATCAAATGGATCAACACTGGGTCACTGTGGACCAAGGAGCTAAAAAAGCTGCAGATGAATTAGGCAATGTGGATTACCAATGGCTTGCACCAGATGTAAAAGATGATGCAAAGCAAATTGAGAGTATTAACAATGCTATAGCTGGTGGAGCAGAGGCAATACTTCTTGCTGCAAATGGACCAGATGCAGTAACAGCAACTCTTAAAGAAGCTGAAGCAGAAGGAATCAAGATTATATATGTAGACTCCCCTGCGGATTTTCCAGCAGTACAAACTCTAGCTACAGATAACGAAGCAGCTGGTAAGACTGCAGGAGAAGAAATGATAAGTGCATTAAATGATAAAGGAATCACCAGCGGTAAAATTGGTATTGTAAACGTAAATGCTTCTACAGACTCTACTGTAAAAAGAGAAGCAGGATTCAGATCAGCATTTGAAGGAACAGGTTTTGAAATCCTTGAAACTCAATATGCAGATGGAGATGCTGCAAGATCTAAGGATGTGGCAGCAAACTATATTACTGAAGGCGTTGTAGGAATCTTTGGGGGAAATGAAGGTTCTACAGTAGGAATAGGAAATGCTATAAAAGAAGCTGGTGGAGACGTTATCGGTGTTGGTTTTGATAAATCTGATACTATTATGCAATTAATTGATGAAGGACATTTACTAGCTACTATGTCACAAAATCCAGATGTTATGGGTTATGAAGGAATGAAGACAGCAGTGGATGTATTAGAAGGAAAAACTATAGATACAGATTATGTTGATACAGGAGTTTCCGTTCTAAAGAAATAA
- a CDS encoding histidine kinase, protein MRVFYNKEIYLAFQRFKEIIDTKELIEGSKKHAEYLALQNQINPHFLYNTLEGIRSEALIEGVDSIANMTEALATFFRYTISNVDKLVTLEAEINNVENYYKIQKFRFGEKLELNIDFQVSDYQDILQTKIPKLTLQPIFENAIFHGVEQMMGKGILTLKVSATRQRLLIVISDNGMGIEEGRLRELNQKLRGATLEYMKEDKKKGGIALLNVNNRIKLIFGDEYGIYVYSKIGAGTDVEITIPLIARG, encoded by the coding sequence ATGAGAGTATTCTACAATAAGGAGATCTATCTTGCTTTTCAAAGGTTTAAAGAAATTATCGATACAAAGGAATTAATAGAAGGTTCAAAAAAACATGCTGAATATTTGGCTCTTCAAAATCAAATAAATCCACATTTTTTATACAACACCTTAGAAGGTATAAGAAGTGAGGCATTGATTGAGGGTGTAGATAGTATTGCAAATATGACAGAAGCATTGGCTACTTTCTTTAGATATACTATTTCAAATGTGGATAAGCTTGTAACCCTAGAAGCTGAGATAAATAATGTGGAGAACTACTATAAAATACAGAAGTTTAGATTTGGAGAAAAGTTAGAACTAAATATTGATTTTCAGGTGAGTGATTATCAGGATATTCTACAGACAAAGATACCTAAGCTCACTTTACAACCAATTTTTGAAAATGCTATTTTTCATGGTGTAGAGCAGATGATGGGTAAGGGAATTTTAACCTTGAAGGTTTCAGCTACAAGGCAAAGGCTGCTTATTGTCATATCTGATAATGGTATGGGAATAGAAGAAGGAAGATTAAGAGAACTGAATCAAAAGCTAAGAGGTGCAACTTTGGAATATATGAAGGAAGATAAGAAAAAGGGTGGAATAGCATTACTTAATGTTAATAACCGTATTAAACTTATTTTTGGCGATGAATATGGAATTTATGTATATAGCAAGATTGGGGCTGGAACAGACGTTGAAATAACCATTCCACTTATAGCAAGAGGTTGA
- a CDS encoding sugar ABC transporter ATP-binding protein, with the protein MSEYIVELENVYKSFPGVKALDNVSFNLKSGEVLALLGENGAGKSTLMKILSGVYTKDAGTIKIFGETIDDMNPVRAQEAGIAIIHQELNMCAHLTVAQNIFLGREVIKKGLLSDKEMNNKASGILSRLNIDIDPETIVGDLSVSKQQMVEIAKALSTEAKILIMDEPTSALTSKEIDELFTIIKKLRNEGHGIVYISHRLEELENIVDRVMILRDGQYITSMDFKDTTLREIISYMVGREITEKFPRIEKSVGKKILEVKNLNAGSQVRDVSFSLYEGEIVGIAGLMGAGRTETTRALFGADSKESGEIFIDGEEVKINKPSDSIKAGIVLVPEDRKKDGLCTKLSIKDNIALPNLDFISSKLGVVNRKKENDMTLKTVKDLHIRLANVEGNAEGLSGGNQQKVVVGKWLARNSRVVIFDEPTRGIDVAAKVEIYNLMNELKDQGIGVLFVSSEMQEILGISDRILVMADGRITKELDIEEATQDIILEYATKFDKKIEVKKEA; encoded by the coding sequence ATGAGTGAATATATTGTAGAATTAGAAAACGTTTACAAAAGCTTCCCTGGAGTAAAGGCTCTTGACAATGTCTCTTTTAATTTAAAGTCAGGAGAAGTTCTTGCACTACTTGGTGAAAATGGTGCTGGAAAATCAACATTGATGAAGATTTTATCAGGTGTATATACAAAGGATGCAGGGACTATAAAAATATTTGGTGAAACAATTGATGATATGAATCCAGTTAGGGCTCAGGAAGCAGGAATAGCAATTATTCATCAAGAGTTGAATATGTGTGCTCATCTTACTGTTGCACAAAATATTTTCTTGGGAAGGGAAGTAATTAAGAAGGGTCTTTTGTCTGATAAAGAAATGAACAACAAAGCAAGTGGAATTCTTAGTAGATTAAATATTGATATTGACCCGGAAACCATAGTAGGTGACTTATCAGTATCAAAACAACAAATGGTTGAAATTGCAAAAGCATTGTCTACTGAAGCAAAGATACTTATTATGGATGAACCCACATCGGCTTTAACTTCAAAAGAAATTGATGAGTTATTTACTATTATTAAAAAGTTAAGGAATGAGGGCCATGGAATAGTATATATATCCCATAGACTAGAAGAACTTGAGAATATAGTTGATAGGGTAATGATTTTGCGTGATGGACAATACATTACCTCTATGGATTTTAAAGATACAACTCTAAGGGAAATTATTTCCTATATGGTAGGCCGTGAAATTACAGAAAAATTCCCTCGTATAGAAAAAAGTGTAGGAAAAAAGATACTGGAGGTTAAAAATCTAAATGCAGGGAGTCAGGTACGAGATGTTAGCTTTTCTCTTTATGAAGGAGAAATCGTTGGCATTGCGGGACTAATGGGTGCTGGAAGAACAGAGACCACTCGAGCATTATTTGGTGCAGATTCTAAGGAGTCAGGAGAAATCTTTATTGATGGAGAAGAAGTAAAAATCAACAAGCCATCGGATTCTATTAAGGCTGGAATTGTACTTGTTCCTGAAGATAGAAAGAAGGATGGGCTATGTACAAAGCTGAGTATCAAGGACAATATTGCATTGCCAAATTTGGATTTTATCTCATCCAAGTTAGGTGTTGTAAATAGGAAAAAAGAAAATGATATGACCCTTAAAACTGTAAAAGATTTGCATATTCGATTGGCAAATGTAGAAGGAAATGCAGAGGGGCTTTCAGGAGGTAATCAGCAAAAGGTTGTAGTTGGGAAGTGGCTTGCAAGGAATTCTAGGGTAGTCATCTTTGATGAGCCAACAAGGGGCATTGATGTAGCTGCAAAAGTTGAAATCTATAATTTAATGAATGAATTAAAGGATCAAGGCATTGGTGTGCTATTTGTTTCCTCTGAAATGCAAGAGATTCTTGGGATCAGTGATAGGATATTAGTGATGGCTGATGGTAGGATTACTAAAGAATTAGATATTGAAGAGGCTACTCAGGATATCATTTTAGAATATGCCACTAAATTTGATAAAAAGATAGAAGTAAAAAAAGAAGCTTGA
- a CDS encoding ABC transporter permease yields MENQKISKKFLKLFSKRGMGQVITVSVGLVVLIVVFGILNPNFFSNRNISNLLRQIAPIILIGVGQSYVLITGNIDLSIGSVVGMSCMVSATLMSKGMNPWLAVLVSYLAALMVGFLNGKLVSSAKLPAFIATLGTMTIARGIAQIVNNNYNTDSIGPAAEGFRNFFYYGKSFGLYNTIWIAFAIWLIFNFILSRTRTGRHIYAVGSNIHAANLSGVNISSTITKTYLVSAVCSATVGLIITATSGMGTMDAGTSYELYAVASSVIGGVSTLGGQGILLGTIVGASIWGVLQNGLQFAGAPVAIRNIVIGIIVIISVLLDIVVRANKNMAKVKANSKA; encoded by the coding sequence ATGGAAAATCAAAAAATATCAAAGAAATTCCTAAAGCTCTTTTCTAAAAGAGGAATGGGGCAAGTAATTACAGTAAGTGTTGGACTTGTTGTGCTTATAGTAGTATTTGGAATCTTAAACCCTAATTTTTTTTCAAATAGAAATATTTCCAACTTACTGAGACAGATTGCTCCTATAATTTTAATTGGCGTAGGGCAGTCATATGTATTAATTACTGGAAATATAGATTTATCTATAGGGTCAGTTGTAGGAATGAGTTGTATGGTTTCTGCAACACTTATGTCAAAGGGCATGAATCCTTGGCTTGCAGTATTAGTTTCATATCTAGCCGCACTTATGGTCGGCTTTTTAAATGGGAAATTAGTATCCAGTGCAAAACTGCCAGCTTTTATTGCTACATTGGGTACAATGACCATAGCCAGGGGTATTGCACAGATTGTAAATAATAACTATAATACAGATTCCATAGGACCTGCAGCAGAGGGATTTAGAAATTTCTTCTATTATGGAAAGAGTTTTGGACTATATAACACCATATGGATTGCTTTTGCAATATGGTTGATATTCAACTTTATACTCAGCAGAACTAGGACTGGAAGACATATTTATGCAGTTGGAAGTAACATTCACGCGGCCAATCTTTCAGGTGTAAATATTTCAAGTACTATTACTAAAACCTATTTGGTTAGCGCTGTATGTTCTGCCACTGTAGGGCTTATCATAACCGCTACCAGTGGAATGGGCACTATGGACGCAGGGACATCCTATGAACTTTATGCAGTAGCATCATCTGTTATTGGTGGAGTAAGTACACTGGGAGGGCAAGGTATACTTTTAGGTACAATTGTTGGTGCATCGATTTGGGGAGTGTTACAAAATGGTCTTCAATTTGCAGGAGCACCTGTTGCTATTAGAAATATCGTAATAGGTATCATTGTTATCATATCGGTGCTATTGGATATTGTAGTAAGAGCTAATAAAAATATGGCTAAAGTAAAGGCAAACTCTAAGGCATAA
- a CDS encoding TRAP transporter large permease subunit has product MLGLPVELLYLIALLAVIVVMFVIFKRPIYEAMFIGFLAMVLFLGKLDKLFYYLVKPSTNTLFYAIVAFLSLAFILGQTNVVSSIIDFILSIVGRFRGGAGYVALISSAFMAALSGTGPGNVAATGVFTIPAMIKTKFPRELAATVEMSASSLGPMIPPSGTILLAFGVLDSIFPGQYTLSGFWMVVWGVGIWFILQRIITLYLFCRYYKVEAVSKDDIPSIKETFRYGWKALLIPLIIFIPLFFDFKFNSTFITSRLGVDGAKAFSSSVILFTPGVAAIYSLIIGRNQIEGGLSLSNLFNLFKKGIKEITPVSATIYFAYCISEIFGDVNLGTNLGDYIASFNMSRFQLVLFFPIFTTFLGMFLPGSSQVAIFGAMIVGSLAAVGVNPLLAAAILPAITGALEGMTPPLALAMYTAMGIAKSKMKETSILAIVWVFAHLIFAIFILAGIFPIPFLTNGL; this is encoded by the coding sequence ATGTTGGGGCTACCAGTTGAATTACTATACTTAATAGCATTACTAGCAGTTATTGTTGTGATGTTTGTAATCTTTAAAAGACCTATTTATGAGGCTATGTTCATTGGTTTTTTAGCTATGGTATTATTCCTGGGTAAACTGGATAAGTTATTTTATTATTTAGTAAAGCCATCAACAAATACACTTTTTTATGCTATAGTAGCATTTTTGTCCTTGGCCTTTATTTTAGGACAGACTAATGTGGTTTCAAGTATAATTGACTTTATACTCTCTATTGTGGGAAGATTTAGAGGTGGAGCTGGCTATGTAGCACTAATATCAAGTGCATTTATGGCTGCTTTATCAGGTACAGGCCCAGGTAATGTTGCTGCAACAGGAGTGTTTACAATACCAGCAATGATTAAGACAAAGTTTCCAAGGGAATTGGCAGCAACTGTAGAGATGTCAGCCAGTTCATTAGGACCAATGATACCACCTTCTGGCACTATTTTACTAGCATTTGGAGTCCTTGATTCTATTTTTCCTGGGCAATATACCCTTTCGGGATTTTGGATGGTTGTTTGGGGAGTTGGTATCTGGTTCATATTACAAAGAATAATTACGCTTTACTTATTCTGTAGATATTATAAGGTAGAAGCGGTTTCTAAGGACGATATCCCGAGCATAAAAGAAACCTTTAGGTATGGATGGAAAGCCTTATTAATTCCTCTAATAATCTTTATACCACTTTTCTTTGACTTTAAGTTCAATTCAACATTTATAACTAGTAGATTGGGAGTAGATGGAGCTAAAGCTTTCTCCAGCTCTGTAATACTTTTTACTCCTGGTGTAGCAGCTATTTATTCTTTAATAATCGGCCGTAATCAAATAGAAGGCGGTCTAAGCTTATCAAATTTATTTAATTTATTTAAAAAGGGAATTAAGGAAATTACACCAGTTTCTGCAACTATATATTTTGCATATTGTATATCAGAGATTTTTGGCGATGTGAATTTAGGTACAAACCTTGGAGATTATATAGCATCATTTAACATGTCTCGATTTCAATTGGTACTCTTCTTTCCTATATTTACAACTTTTTTAGGAATGTTCTTGCCAGGCTCATCACAGGTAGCAATATTTGGTGCAATGATTGTTGGTTCTCTTGCAGCAGTAGGTGTAAATCCTCTATTAGCGGCAGCGATATTACCTGCTATAACCGGTGCCTTGGAAGGGATGACTCCCCCTCTGGCTTTGGCAATGTATACAGCTATGGGAATAGCAAAGTCTAAGATGAAGGAGACATCAATTTTGGCAATAGTTTGGGTATTTGCACATTTAATATTTGCAATTTTCATTCTAGCAGGGATATTTCCAATTCCATTCTTAACAAATGGATTATAG
- a CDS encoding response regulator: MIRVIIADDENRICRLIMKLIDWDELGMSIVGTANNGLEALELIEKESPDIVITDIRMPGYDGLQVIERAKAINKDLEFIIISGYSHFEYAKSAISYGVKDYLLKPINQEELLNTLLRVKGDIIKKKGYINLESEYKFTLENDRYIIRKSFLDNLIISDGNNFSHLTIEEINKRYYFHFEPCFFQIIALRLDQLVDEDIFDINNIMERTLEAIYSSLRDAICDIEVIIKKNNSYILMNYREEQKQMIKDNFSKVLADFDLKISQTKKVKLTIGFGKRVIKIKDIKTSYESAKLSIEDRIIKGIGELIHYGEVITDKSSLNDMFLNFSRKFVKFVERLDREGIKRTLSEFKKEVHKIPIGGREYKTLILDIANIYDLTLKSNNIKIDYENKEYKRLEDIVKESYSTEFLFDELLAYINTSLILLDEDMANKNLGQITQAKEYIEANYMNSITLEDVGAYIGFNPSYFSSLFKKETGFSFVEYLSKIRMEKAKELLVESDLRIQDICLMVGYNDVKYFSKLFIKYTGLKPKEYRKIFM; the protein is encoded by the coding sequence ATGATAAGAGTAATTATAGCTGACGATGAAAATAGAATTTGCAGGCTAATTATGAAACTCATTGATTGGGACGAATTAGGTATGTCTATAGTTGGAACGGCTAATAATGGACTTGAAGCTCTAGAACTAATTGAAAAGGAAAGCCCCGATATTGTAATTACTGATATTAGAATGCCTGGATATGATGGTTTACAAGTTATAGAAAGAGCTAAGGCTATAAATAAGGATTTGGAGTTTATTATCATCAGTGGTTATAGTCATTTTGAATATGCTAAGAGTGCCATAAGCTATGGAGTTAAGGATTATCTTCTAAAACCTATAAATCAGGAGGAGTTATTGAATACCCTTTTAAGGGTAAAGGGAGATATAATTAAGAAAAAGGGCTATATTAATTTAGAAAGTGAATATAAGTTTACACTTGAAAATGATAGATATATAATTAGGAAATCCTTTTTAGACAATCTTATAATCTCAGATGGTAATAATTTTTCCCATCTTACTATAGAGGAAATTAATAAGAGATATTACTTTCATTTTGAGCCTTGTTTTTTTCAAATAATTGCTTTGAGGCTGGACCAATTAGTAGATGAGGATATTTTCGATATTAATAATATTATGGAGAGGACCTTAGAAGCCATATATTCATCCTTAAGGGATGCTATTTGTGATATAGAAGTCATTATAAAGAAAAACAATTCTTATATCCTGATGAATTATAGGGAAGAACAAAAACAAATGATAAAAGACAATTTTTCAAAAGTATTAGCAGATTTTGATCTTAAGATATCTCAAACTAAAAAAGTAAAGTTGACAATTGGATTTGGTAAAAGGGTAATAAAAATAAAGGATATAAAAACATCTTATGAGTCGGCGAAGTTATCTATAGAGGATAGAATTATAAAGGGAATAGGTGAATTAATTCATTATGGTGAAGTGATCACTGATAAATCTTCCTTAAATGATATGTTTTTAAATTTTTCAAGAAAGTTTGTTAAATTTGTAGAGAGGCTAGATAGAGAGGGCATAAAGAGGACTTTATCAGAATTTAAAAAAGAAGTTCATAAGATACCTATAGGTGGAAGAGAATATAAGACTTTAATTCTAGATATAGCTAATATCTATGATTTAACTTTAAAAAGCAATAATATTAAAATTGATTATGAAAATAAGGAATATAAACGACTTGAAGATATAGTAAAAGAAAGCTATTCCACAGAATTTTTATTCGATGAGTTGTTAGCCTATATCAATACATCATTGATTTTACTTGATGAGGATATGGCAAATAAAAACCTAGGACAAATTACTCAAGCTAAGGAGTATATAGAAGCAAATTATATGAATAGCATTACATTAGAGGATGTAGGCGCATATATAGGATTTAATCCAAGTTATTTTAGTAGTTTATTTAAAAAAGAAACTGGTTTTTCCTTTGTTGAATACCTTTCAAAGATAAGGATGGAGAAGGCAAAGGAATTACTGGTAGAATCGGATTTAAGAATTCAGGATATTTGCCTTATGGTTGGTTATAACGATGTTAAATATTTTTCAAAATTATTTATTAAGTACACAGGCCTTAAGCCAAAAGAATATCGAAAAATATTCATGTAG